In Bombus huntii isolate Logan2020A unplaced genomic scaffold, iyBomHunt1.1 ctg00000181.1, whole genome shotgun sequence, one DNA window encodes the following:
- the LOC126877521 gene encoding survival motor neuron protein-like isoform X3 has protein sequence MIQDQQNDQYDTDTANDNVWDDSALIEAYDKAINLAKEEVIKRMGMDVGNSQPKENLQNLKQPKHASKLHKKWIIGAPCRAIYSEDGEIYEAIISKIYENNGTCVVKFVGYGNTEKVELSSLLESEGLQSQIAQQKKALEEKFNEENDETCETNFSTNVNSKKYNVEKMDCAHHFISGPSFNSMTDIMPPAPPLPP, from the exons atgatacaagaccagcaaaatgatcaatat GATACAGACACAGCCAATGATAATGTTTGGGACGATAGTGCATTAATAGAAGCATATGATAAAGCAATAAATTTagcaaaagaagaagttaTCAAGCGAATGGGAATGGATGTTGGAAATTCTCAACCGAAAGAAAACCTACAAAATCTTAAGCAGCCTAAACACGCAAGTAAATTACACAAG AAATGGATCATAGGAGCACCTTGTCGTGCAATATACTCAGAGGATGGAGAAATTTATGAagctataatatcaaaaatttacgaaaacaatggcacgtgtgttgtaaaatttgtag GCTATGGTAATACAGAGAAAGTCGAGTTGAGTTCTCTTTTAGAATCAGAAGGTTTGCAAAGTCAAATAGCACAACAAAAGAAAGCTTTGGAAGAGAAATTCAATGAAGAGAACGACGAGACTTGTGAgactaatttttctacaaatgtaaattcgaaaaaatataatgtagaaaaaatggattgtgCACATCACTTCATATCGGGACCATCTTTCAATTCGATGACTGATATAATGCCACCTGCACCTCCTTTACCACCATAA
- the LOC126877521 gene encoding survival motor neuron protein-like isoform X2 has protein sequence MADDMNVLFIRGNGNDTDTANDNVWDDSALIEAYDKAINLAKEEVIKRMGMDVGNSQPKENLQNLKQPKHASKLHKKWIIGAPCRAIYSEDGEIYEAIISKIYENNGTCVVKFVGYGNTEKVELSSLLESEGLQSQIAQQKKALEEKFNEENDETCETNFSTNVNSKKYNVEKMDCAHHFISGPSFNSMTDIMPPAPPLPP, from the exons atggcagatgatatgaatgttctttttatacgaggaaatggaaac GATACAGACACAGCCAATGATAATGTTTGGGACGATAGTGCATTAATAGAAGCATATGATAAAGCAATAAATTTagcaaaagaagaagttaTCAAGCGAATGGGAATGGATGTTGGAAATTCTCAACCGAAAGAAAACCTACAAAATCTTAAGCAGCCTAAACACGCAAGTAAATTACACAAG AAATGGATCATAGGAGCACCTTGTCGTGCAATATACTCAGAGGATGGAGAAATTTATGAagctataatatcaaaaatttacgaaaacaatggcacgtgtgttgtaaaatttgtag GCTATGGTAATACAGAGAAAGTCGAGTTGAGTTCTCTTTTAGAATCAGAAGGTTTGCAAAGTCAAATAGCACAACAAAAGAAAGCTTTGGAAGAGAAATTCAATGAAGAGAACGACGAGACTTGTGAgactaatttttctacaaatgtaaattcgaaaaaatataatgtagaaaaaatggattgtgCACATCACTTCATATCGGGACCATCTTTCAATTCGATGACTGATATAATGCCACCTGCACCTCCTTTACCACCATAA
- the LOC126877521 gene encoding survival motor neuron protein-like isoform X1, translating into MADDMNVLFIRGNGNVCMDTDTANDNVWDDSALIEAYDKAINLAKEEVIKRMGMDVGNSQPKENLQNLKQPKHASKLHKKWIIGAPCRAIYSEDGEIYEAIISKIYENNGTCVVKFVGYGNTEKVELSSLLESEGLQSQIAQQKKALEEKFNEENDETCETNFSTNVNSKKYNVEKMDCAHHFISGPSFNSMTDIMPPAPPLPP; encoded by the exons atggcagatgatatgaatgttctttttatacgaggaaatggaaacgtatgtatg GATACAGACACAGCCAATGATAATGTTTGGGACGATAGTGCATTAATAGAAGCATATGATAAAGCAATAAATTTagcaaaagaagaagttaTCAAGCGAATGGGAATGGATGTTGGAAATTCTCAACCGAAAGAAAACCTACAAAATCTTAAGCAGCCTAAACACGCAAGTAAATTACACAAG AAATGGATCATAGGAGCACCTTGTCGTGCAATATACTCAGAGGATGGAGAAATTTATGAagctataatatcaaaaatttacgaaaacaatggcacgtgtgttgtaaaatttgtag GCTATGGTAATACAGAGAAAGTCGAGTTGAGTTCTCTTTTAGAATCAGAAGGTTTGCAAAGTCAAATAGCACAACAAAAGAAAGCTTTGGAAGAGAAATTCAATGAAGAGAACGACGAGACTTGTGAgactaatttttctacaaatgtaaattcgaaaaaatataatgtagaaaaaatggattgtgCACATCACTTCATATCGGGACCATCTTTCAATTCGATGACTGATATAATGCCACCTGCACCTCCTTTACCACCATAA